Proteins from a genomic interval of Dehalococcoidia bacterium:
- a CDS encoding PD-(D/E)XK nuclease family protein — protein MTELVVSPSRIKDAARCLRYWAFHKLARLPREETQPLRDGKAAHSVAENYLKHGTQPSVQTKHGRWFVEGMHLLPKPKTCLVEHRVQFAWADLQWTVVTDFIHSQSRTKGDHKFIGPGSFPFVLTPESMLDDCQVLLNAIAPPQFPETNLCWIYYPKSGGRKPWAVNSRVDIAAAESNFRRLHLPLVQQMHEYHKLCAGAHPDDMVALVNCMPCNAKNCFAYGKPCEYMAQCGR, from the coding sequence GTGACAGAGCTTGTCGTCTCTCCGAGCCGGATCAAAGACGCTGCACGGTGCCTGCGTTACTGGGCATTTCATAAACTGGCGAGATTACCGCGCGAAGAAACCCAGCCGCTCCGAGATGGCAAGGCCGCACATTCCGTGGCTGAAAATTACCTGAAACACGGCACGCAACCGAGCGTGCAAACCAAGCACGGGCGTTGGTTTGTCGAGGGTATGCACCTGTTGCCCAAGCCTAAAACCTGCCTGGTCGAGCACCGGGTGCAGTTCGCTTGGGCAGATCTGCAGTGGACTGTAGTAACGGATTTTATTCACTCACAGTCGCGCACCAAAGGCGACCACAAATTCATCGGCCCCGGGTCGTTCCCGTTCGTCCTCACGCCCGAGAGCATGCTGGACGATTGCCAGGTGCTGCTGAATGCGATTGCGCCACCACAGTTTCCCGAGACCAATTTGTGCTGGATTTACTATCCCAAGTCTGGCGGCCGCAAGCCGTGGGCAGTCAATTCGCGCGTGGACATTGCCGCCGCCGAGAGCAATTTCCGTCGCCTGCATCTTCCGCTCGTGCAGCAAATGCACGAGTATCATAAACTTTGTGCTGGCGCGCATCCAGACGACATGGTAGCGTTGGTTAATTGCATGCCGTGCAACGCCAAAAACTGTTTTGCGTACGGCAAACCGTGCGAATATATGGCCCAATGTGGCCGCTAA